Proteins co-encoded in one Bacillus paramycoides genomic window:
- the nadB gene encoding L-aspartate oxidase produces MPSADVLIIGSGVAALRVAKEICHEKNVIIITKETNRNNNTYLAQGGIAAAVATYDNPNDHFEDTLVAGCHYNNEDVVRYLVEEGPKEMNHLIENGMKFDGDETGPHLGKEGAHRKRRILHAGGDATGKNLLEHFIQEVAPHVTVVEQEMVLDFIIENDKCAGVLTRNSDGKLKRYVADYTVLATGGIGGLYAFTSNDTTITGDGLAMVYRAGGELVDLEFVQFHPTMLYAGGRCCGLVSEAVRGEGAVLINGKGQRFMMDIHHDHDLAPRDVVARAIHEQLLAGEKVYLNIESIQNFEERFPTVSALCKKNGVDITQKRIPVVPGAHFHMGGVKTNCDGETPIPNLYAVGEVACNGVHGANRLASNSLLEGLVFGKRIGQHLLTKAAKDRLNNFAEKERKFIVLNHLPAKEEIQECMMKYVGIVRTEQSLSYAKRWFSKYGVRNMILQHDALTNEEITIINMLTVCELIVVSALQREESIGGHYRSDYPHRNSVKKEIVRVKRKLQLV; encoded by the coding sequence ATGCCAAGTGCAGATGTCTTAATTATTGGAAGTGGCGTTGCGGCACTTCGTGTTGCGAAAGAGATTTGTCACGAAAAGAATGTGATTATTATCACAAAGGAAACGAACCGTAATAATAATACATATTTAGCGCAAGGTGGAATTGCCGCAGCGGTTGCTACATATGACAATCCAAATGATCATTTTGAAGATACGTTAGTAGCAGGGTGTCATTATAACAATGAAGATGTGGTCCGTTATTTAGTCGAGGAAGGACCGAAAGAAATGAATCATCTCATTGAAAATGGAATGAAATTTGATGGAGATGAAACGGGTCCTCATCTTGGAAAAGAAGGTGCACATCGAAAGCGTCGTATTTTACATGCAGGCGGCGATGCAACAGGGAAGAATTTATTAGAGCATTTCATTCAAGAAGTAGCTCCGCACGTTACGGTAGTGGAACAGGAAATGGTGCTCGATTTTATTATAGAAAATGATAAATGTGCTGGAGTTTTAACGCGAAATAGTGACGGCAAGCTGAAGCGTTACGTTGCAGATTATACAGTGTTAGCAACAGGTGGAATTGGAGGTTTATACGCCTTTACTTCAAACGATACGACAATTACGGGTGATGGACTTGCAATGGTATACCGTGCAGGCGGAGAGCTCGTAGATTTAGAGTTTGTACAATTTCATCCAACAATGTTATACGCGGGCGGGCGATGCTGTGGCCTCGTTTCTGAAGCTGTCCGTGGTGAAGGAGCTGTCCTTATAAATGGAAAAGGGCAGCGTTTTATGATGGATATACACCATGATCACGATCTCGCGCCGCGTGATGTAGTGGCAAGAGCGATTCATGAACAGCTTTTGGCGGGTGAAAAAGTGTATTTGAATATCGAGTCTATCCAAAATTTTGAAGAGCGTTTTCCAACTGTATCAGCATTGTGTAAAAAGAATGGTGTTGATATAACTCAAAAACGCATTCCGGTCGTACCTGGTGCTCATTTTCATATGGGCGGCGTGAAAACGAACTGTGATGGGGAGACGCCCATTCCAAATTTATATGCGGTCGGTGAAGTAGCCTGTAACGGTGTTCATGGAGCAAATAGATTAGCAAGTAATTCGTTATTAGAAGGTCTTGTGTTTGGAAAAAGAATAGGACAGCATCTTTTAACGAAAGCGGCAAAAGACAGATTGAACAACTTTGCTGAGAAGGAAAGGAAGTTTATCGTTTTGAATCATTTGCCGGCGAAAGAAGAAATACAAGAATGCATGATGAAATATGTTGGGATTGTGCGAACGGAGCAAAGTTTATCTTATGCAAAGAGATGGTTTAGTAAGTACGGTGTTCGAAATATGATATTGCAACATGATGCTCTTACAAATGAAGAGATAACGATTATTAATATGTTAACAGTCTGTGAGCTTATCGTCGTATCAGCTTTGCAAAGAGAAGAAAGCATTGGTGGCCATTATCGAAGTGATTATCCACATAGAAATAGCGTAAAAAAAGAAATCGTTCGAGTGAAAAGAAAACTACAACTTGTGTAA
- the nadC gene encoding carboxylating nicotinate-nucleotide diphosphorylase, translated as MNTIKVKEALNRFFLEDIGERDVTSQLIFPDNLLSKGTFLAKDTGVFAGRLVIEEGFKFIDERIEVELHKKDGDFVEKGEIIATVQGPIASLLTAERVILNVIQRMSGIATMTYEAVRALGSSHTRICDTRKTMPGLRMFDKYAVVCGGGFNHRFGLYDGVMIKDNHIAFAGSITKAVTSVKEKLGHMVKVEVETETEEQVKEAVAAGADIIMFDNRTPEEIREFSKIVPSAIVTEASGGITIEDLSKYGKTGVDYISLGALTHSVKAFDISFNIEA; from the coding sequence ATGAATACGATAAAGGTTAAAGAAGCATTAAATCGATTTTTTCTAGAAGATATAGGAGAAAGAGATGTAACATCTCAGCTTATTTTTCCAGACAATTTACTTTCAAAAGGAACGTTTCTTGCGAAGGATACAGGGGTCTTTGCGGGACGTTTAGTCATTGAAGAAGGGTTTAAATTTATTGATGAGAGAATTGAAGTTGAGCTTCATAAAAAAGATGGAGATTTTGTAGAAAAAGGCGAAATAATTGCAACTGTCCAAGGACCAATTGCATCGTTATTAACGGCAGAGCGCGTTATATTAAACGTTATCCAGCGTATGAGCGGGATAGCTACAATGACATACGAGGCTGTTCGTGCCTTAGGTAGTAGCCATACACGTATTTGTGATACGCGAAAAACGATGCCAGGGCTACGTATGTTTGATAAGTATGCAGTCGTGTGCGGAGGCGGATTTAATCACCGTTTCGGTTTATATGATGGTGTCATGATTAAAGATAATCATATTGCTTTTGCTGGTTCTATTACGAAAGCTGTTACATCGGTGAAAGAAAAGTTAGGACATATGGTGAAAGTAGAAGTGGAAACAGAAACAGAAGAGCAAGTAAAAGAAGCTGTAGCTGCTGGTGCAGATATTATTATGTTTGATAACCGTACGCCAGAAGAGATTCGGGAGTTTTCCAAGATTGTACCAAGTGCTATCGTTACGGAAGCATCAGGAGGTATTACGATTGAAGATTTATCGAAATACGGAAAAACAGGGGTAGATTATATTTCACTTGGAGCGTTAACACATTCAGTGAAAGCATTTGATATTAGTTTTAACATAGAGGCGTAA